Proteins encoded by one window of Phytohabitans houttuyneae:
- a CDS encoding VOC family protein has protein sequence MSSRLNPYINFDGSAREALEFYKSVFGGELKLNTFGEFPGADPAIAEKVMHGQLETPVGYTLMASDTPPDLEVKPGNHITISLSGDDADELRGYWDKLAEGGTVTVPLEKQMWGDEFGQCVDRFGIQWMVNITQA, from the coding sequence ATGAGCTCTCGGCTCAACCCGTACATCAACTTCGACGGCAGCGCGCGCGAGGCGCTCGAGTTCTACAAGAGCGTGTTCGGCGGCGAGCTGAAGCTGAACACGTTCGGCGAGTTTCCGGGCGCCGACCCGGCCATCGCGGAGAAGGTCATGCACGGCCAGCTGGAGACGCCCGTTGGGTACACGCTGATGGCCTCCGACACCCCGCCGGACTTGGAGGTCAAGCCCGGCAACCACATCACGATCAGCCTCAGCGGTGACGACGCCGACGAGCTGCGCGGCTACTGGGACAAGCTCGCCGAAGGCGGCACCGTCACGGTCCCGCTGGAGAAGCAGATGTGGGGCGACGAGTTCGGGCAGTGCGTCGACAGGTTCGGCATCCAGTGGATGGTCAACATCACGCAGGCCTGA
- a CDS encoding phosphotransferase has protein sequence MRDLLAARPQRVRELIARYDALAAGVDPARAVLTHGEPHPGNTMREAGGWRLIDWDTVLRAAPERDLWSLDPGDGSVLAAYAAATGVTPRTDMLELFRVRWEVADLASAASRFRAPHAGDEDDEATWGILAELAVPAP, from the coding sequence ATGCGCGACCTGCTCGCGGCGCGCCCGCAGCGGGTGCGGGAGCTGATCGCGCGGTACGACGCGCTGGCGGCCGGGGTCGACCCCGCGCGGGCGGTGCTCACCCACGGCGAGCCGCACCCGGGCAACACGATGCGCGAGGCCGGCGGGTGGCGGCTGATCGACTGGGACACGGTGCTGCGGGCGGCGCCCGAGCGCGACCTGTGGAGCCTGGACCCGGGCGACGGCTCCGTCCTGGCCGCGTACGCCGCGGCGACCGGCGTGACCCCGCGCACGGACATGCTGGAGCTCTTCCGGGTGCGGTGGGAAGTGGCCGACCTCGCGTCCGCGGCGAGCCGCTTCCGCGCGCCGCACGCCGGCGACGAGGACGACGAGGCCACTTGGGGGATCCTGGCCGAACTGGCCGTCCCCGCGCCGTAG
- a CDS encoding aldo/keto reductase gives MPASRLAFGGGPLGGLFAPLSDETAAGALDAAWEGGVRYFDTAPHYGIGLSERRIGAFLRTRPAGEFTVSTKVGRLLVPQDPRGREDESFAVPATHRRVWDFSSGGVRRSLEDSLARMGLDRVDVLYLHDAESHFEEALRDGYPALAQLRSEGLVRGIGAGMHDAALLTRLVREADIDVVMLAGRYTLLDQSALDTLLPACAERGVSLWAAAVFNSGVLATPRPTSGATFDYAPAPADVRRRVERIADVCEAHGVTVPQAAMAFPQAHPVVAGIVVGMRSAGEVRHNLASLAATIPPGVWSDLRAEGLLDPRAPLPA, from the coding sequence GTGCCAGCCTCACGCCTCGCCTTCGGCGGTGGACCGCTCGGCGGCCTCTTCGCGCCGCTGTCCGACGAGACCGCCGCCGGTGCGCTCGACGCGGCGTGGGAGGGCGGTGTCCGCTACTTCGACACCGCCCCCCACTACGGCATCGGCCTGTCCGAACGCCGCATCGGCGCGTTCCTGCGCACCAGGCCGGCCGGCGAGTTCACCGTGTCCACCAAGGTGGGGCGGCTGCTCGTGCCGCAGGACCCGCGCGGGCGCGAGGACGAGTCCTTCGCCGTGCCGGCCACGCACCGCCGGGTGTGGGACTTCAGCAGCGGCGGCGTGCGTCGCAGCCTGGAGGACTCGCTCGCCCGGATGGGCCTCGACCGCGTCGACGTGCTGTACCTGCACGACGCCGAGTCCCACTTCGAGGAGGCGCTGCGTGACGGCTACCCGGCCCTGGCGCAGCTGCGGTCCGAAGGGCTGGTGCGCGGCATCGGCGCCGGCATGCACGACGCGGCGCTGCTGACCCGGCTGGTCCGCGAGGCGGACATCGACGTGGTGATGCTGGCCGGCCGGTACACGCTTCTCGACCAGTCCGCTCTGGACACGCTGCTGCCCGCCTGCGCGGAGCGCGGGGTGTCGCTGTGGGCCGCGGCCGTCTTCAACTCCGGTGTGCTGGCCACGCCGCGCCCGACCTCGGGTGCCACCTTCGACTACGCGCCCGCCCCGGCCGACGTCCGGCGGCGGGTGGAGCGCATCGCCGACGTGTGCGAGGCGCACGGCGTGACCGTCCCGCAGGCGGCCATGGCGTTTCCGCAGGCCCATCCGGTGGTCGCGGGCATCGTGGTGGGGATGCGCTCGGCCGGCGAGGTACGGCACAACCTCGCGTCGCTGGCCGCCACCATCCCGCCGGGCGTGTGGTCCGACCTGCGCGCCGAGGGACTGCTCGACCCCCGCGCCCCACTTCCCGCGTAG
- a CDS encoding DNA polymerase IV, with the protein MATRWWLLHVDLDQFVAAVELLRRPELRGRPVVVGGSGDPTRARQVVATASYEARAHGVHSGMPLRAAARRCPDAVFLPSDPPAYEAASARVMAALRGFPVRVEVFGWDEAFVGAEVEDPMALAADLQKAVFAQTGLTCAVGVGDNKSTAKIAARFGKPGGVFQLTAGNWMDVMGARPAAELWGVGPKTAKKLADLGLHTVADLAAADPEPLLARFGARMAGWLRATARGGGDTEVVTEPWVARSRSRETTYPRDLTDPEQIAGQVAVLARELGADVVGEGRRVTHVAVKVRFASFYTPTREMKLRDGPTTDLDVIERAALTVLEKFRLDRPVRLLGVRTDLELDR; encoded by the coding sequence GTGGCGACCCGCTGGTGGCTGTTGCACGTCGACCTCGACCAGTTTGTGGCCGCGGTCGAGCTGTTGCGCCGCCCGGAGCTGCGCGGCCGCCCGGTCGTGGTCGGCGGCAGCGGCGATCCGACACGCGCGCGCCAGGTGGTGGCCACCGCGTCGTACGAGGCGCGCGCCCACGGCGTCCACTCCGGCATGCCGCTGCGCGCGGCCGCCCGCCGCTGCCCGGACGCCGTGTTCCTCCCGTCCGACCCGCCCGCGTACGAGGCCGCCTCCGCGCGGGTGATGGCGGCGCTGCGGGGCTTCCCGGTGCGCGTGGAGGTGTTCGGGTGGGACGAGGCGTTCGTGGGTGCCGAGGTCGAGGACCCGATGGCCCTCGCCGCCGACCTGCAGAAGGCGGTGTTCGCGCAGACCGGGCTGACCTGCGCGGTCGGCGTGGGCGACAACAAGAGCACGGCGAAGATCGCGGCCCGCTTCGGCAAGCCCGGCGGCGTCTTCCAGCTCACGGCCGGCAACTGGATGGACGTGATGGGCGCGCGGCCGGCCGCCGAGCTGTGGGGCGTCGGCCCCAAGACCGCGAAGAAGCTTGCCGACCTCGGCCTGCACACGGTCGCCGACCTCGCCGCCGCCGACCCCGAGCCGCTGCTGGCCCGCTTCGGCGCCCGGATGGCGGGGTGGCTGCGGGCGACCGCGCGCGGCGGCGGCGACACGGAGGTGGTGACCGAGCCGTGGGTCGCCCGCTCACGCAGCCGGGAGACGACGTACCCGCGCGACCTCACCGACCCGGAGCAGATCGCCGGCCAGGTGGCGGTGCTGGCCCGCGAGCTCGGCGCCGACGTGGTGGGCGAGGGCCGCCGCGTCACCCACGTCGCGGTCAAGGTGCGCTTCGCGTCCTTCTACACGCCGACCAGGGAGATGAAGCTCCGCGACGGCCCCACCACCGACCTCGACGTGATCGAGCGGGCCGCGCTCACGGTGCTGGAGAAGTTTCGCCTCGACCGCCCGGTCCGCCTGCTCGGCGTCCGCACCGACCTGGAGCTGGACCGCTAG
- a CDS encoding cellulose binding domain-containing protein has product MRLSAAPLPRTVRLAAAVVVGLGAITVLPAPAHAATAAFAKESQWSTGYIGKMTVHNNTTTAITSWRVEFDLPAGTTLGSYWNAAMTRSGSRFVFTNHPWNGTIAAGASTSFGWVASGSGEPQGCTVNGSPCSGAPTTPDVTPPTAPTNARYTAGSTTTLSWDAATDDTGVVEYQVFHRTTQIATTTATSISIPTPPPMVTTFGVRAVDAAGNLSPFAPIFFGQLPDTTPPTAPANLRISGITQTTMTVRWDHATDETFLVGYEVYLNGVLISKTSGTVGYVPFRGFGTYWVRVRAWDSSGNFGPYSQVGIAVDPPPPTPPVTPPAR; this is encoded by the coding sequence ATGAGACTCTCCGCCGCTCCCCTCCCCCGCACCGTGCGCCTCGCCGCCGCGGTCGTCGTGGGTCTGGGAGCGATCACCGTCCTACCCGCGCCGGCGCACGCGGCGACCGCGGCCTTCGCCAAGGAAAGCCAGTGGTCCACCGGCTACATCGGCAAGATGACCGTCCACAACAACACCACCACCGCGATCACGTCGTGGCGGGTCGAGTTCGACCTGCCGGCGGGCACGACGCTCGGCTCCTACTGGAACGCCGCGATGACGCGGTCGGGCAGCCGGTTCGTCTTCACCAACCACCCGTGGAACGGCACGATCGCCGCCGGCGCTTCGACGAGCTTCGGGTGGGTGGCCAGCGGCAGCGGTGAGCCCCAGGGCTGCACGGTCAACGGTTCGCCCTGCTCCGGCGCCCCCACGACGCCGGACGTGACCCCGCCGACCGCGCCCACCAACGCCCGCTACACCGCCGGCAGCACCACGACCCTCAGCTGGGACGCGGCCACCGACGACACGGGCGTGGTCGAGTACCAGGTCTTCCACCGCACGACCCAGATCGCCACCACCACGGCCACGAGCATCTCCATCCCGACCCCGCCGCCGATGGTCACCACCTTCGGGGTACGCGCGGTGGACGCGGCCGGCAACCTCTCCCCGTTCGCCCCGATCTTCTTCGGCCAGCTGCCGGACACGACCCCGCCGACCGCGCCGGCCAACCTGCGCATCAGCGGGATCACGCAGACCACCATGACGGTGCGCTGGGACCACGCGACCGACGAGACCTTCCTCGTGGGCTACGAGGTCTACCTGAACGGCGTACTGATCAGCAAGACCAGCGGCACCGTCGGGTACGTGCCGTTCCGCGGGTTCGGCACCTACTGGGTGCGGGTGCGCGCGTGGGACAGCTCGGGCAACTTCGGCCCGTACTCCCAGGTCGGCATCGCTGTCGACCCGCCACCGCCGACCCCGCCGGTCACGCCGCCGGCGCGCTGA
- a CDS encoding nuclear transport factor 2 family protein produces the protein MGGDDLAPPVQGMLDAANGGDLPRFLAGFTEDGVVDDWGREFRGSEQIKAWSDAEFIGKRVSLAIEDVEHHGAETVVTAQVGGEGFNGPSHFTFEVAGDKISRMTIRA, from the coding sequence ATGGGTGGAGACGATCTCGCACCGCCGGTGCAGGGGATGCTCGACGCGGCGAACGGCGGCGACCTGCCGCGCTTCCTCGCGGGTTTCACCGAAGACGGCGTGGTCGACGACTGGGGCCGCGAGTTCCGCGGCAGCGAGCAGATCAAGGCGTGGAGCGACGCGGAGTTCATCGGCAAGCGGGTGAGCCTCGCGATCGAGGACGTCGAGCACCACGGCGCCGAGACCGTGGTGACCGCGCAGGTGGGCGGCGAGGGGTTCAACGGGCCGAGCCACTTCACGTTCGAGGTCGCCGGCGACAAGATCTCCCGCATGACGATCCGGGCCTAG